In one window of Leguminivora glycinivorella isolate SPB_JAAS2020 chromosome 10, LegGlyc_1.1, whole genome shotgun sequence DNA:
- the LOC125230110 gene encoding putative inorganic phosphate cotransporter yields MQEVIKPKAALGIRHVQCVMLFFAMLLAFGMRVNMSLGIVAMTDSSMENTFDWNMQMQSVILSSFFWGYMIFQVPGGLLADKIGGSVLVGISIGSNSIISLILPSAAVYGGWYAVCICRVLQGLTQGFVSPSTHNLIGKWVPLDEKSRMGAFIYAGAQLGTAVMLMSSGFLADYWGWPSIFYFVGACGAIWTFVYIFIGSGEPQNSKLISEEEKLYIQTSLGQIGGKKSITTPWMSLLTSMPFVSLIIVHCCQNWGFYTLMTEMPSYMSQVFGVNVKANGVLSATPYIVMYILSFPVGFLSDYALGKGWVSTTAARKISNSIGTIGPALALIGLAYVPAGNITLAVSALSAVVGLNAATLTGFMLVHLDMAPNFAGTMFGISNCIGNIVTIIAPLAAGAIIKDETDAGEWRKVFYLASFIYIFGNTIFLIFGTSVRQLWNDPKDDKNGNFTDAEKKDTVN; encoded by the exons ATGCAAGAAGTTATCAAACCAA AAGCGGCGTTAGGCATCCGTCACGTACAATGTGTGATGCTATTCTTCGCAATGCTATTAGCATTCGGCATGAGGGTGAACATGAGCTTGGGTATTGTCGCCATGACGGACTCTTCAATGGAAAAT ACATTCGATTGGAACATGCAAATGCAGAGCGTGATTCTGTCGTCTTTTTTCTGGGGCTACATGATCTTTCAAGTGCCTGGCGGTCTGTTAGCCGACAAAATCGGCGGCAGTGTTCTTGTGGGCATCAGTATTGGGTCGAACTCTATTATCTCTCTGATTCTGCCAAGTGCTGCTGTTTAT GGTGGCTGGTACGCAGTATGCATTTGCCGTGTCCTGCAAGGTTTGACGCAAGGATTCGTCTCTCCAAGCACGCATAACCTCATCGGGAAATGGGTGCCTTTAGATGAAAAGAGTAGGATGGGAGCATTTATTTATGCAG GAGCTCAACTGGGTACAGCAGTTATGCTCATGTCGTCCGGCTTCTTAGCAGACTACTGGGGTTGGCCTTCCATATTCTACTTTGTTGGCGCCTGTGGAGCTATCTGGACCTTTGTGTATATCTTCATCGGTTCAGGAGAGCCTCAAAACTCGAAGTTGATTAGTGAAGAAGAGAAGCTGTATATTCAAACTTCTCTTGGTCAAATTGGAGGCAAAAAA TCTATTACCACGCCATGGATGTCACTGTTAACTTCCATGCCCTTCGTCAGTCTGATCATCGTGCATTGTTGCCAAAACTGGGGATTCTATACACTTATGACTGAGATGCCGTCTTATATGAGCCAAGTTTTTGGAGTCAATGTTAAAGCg AATGGTGTACTGTCGGCTACTCCTTACATTGTGATGTACATCCTCAGCTTTCCCGTTGGTTTCTTATCTGATTATGCTCTCGGTAAGGGCTGGGTCAGTACTACTGCTGCTAGGAAGATAAGCAACAGCATTG GAACTATAGGCCCAGCATTAGCTCTTATTGGATTAGCGTATGTGCCAGCTGGGAATATAACCCTAGCGGTTAGTGCACTATCCGCTGTAGTGGGACTCAATGCAGCGACACTTACAGGCTTTATG CTAGTTCATCTGGACATGGCCCCCAATTTCGCGGGAACTATGTTTGGCATCTCGAATTGTATTGGAAATATTGTCACCATCATTGCACCTTTAGCAGCTGGAGCTATTATTAAAGACGAG ACTGATGCAGGCGAATGGCGCAAGGTATTTTACCTAgcatcatttatttatatttttgggaACACAATTTTTCTCATTTTTGGGACCAGTGTTCGACAGTTGTGGAATGACCCAAAAGATGATAAAAATGGAAACTTTACTG ATGCTGAAAAAAAGGATACAGTTAATTAA